From the genome of Argentina anserina chromosome 4, drPotAnse1.1, whole genome shotgun sequence, one region includes:
- the LOC126791468 gene encoding LOW QUALITY PROTEIN: peptide methionine sulfoxide reductase B5-like (The sequence of the model RefSeq protein was modified relative to this genomic sequence to represent the inferred CDS: inserted 1 base in 1 codon): MGAPGSVEKTEEECQAILSPEQFRXLRQKGTEPKFTGEYDKFFEEGVYTCAGCGTPLYKSATKFNSGCGWPAFYEGLPGAINRSPDPDGRRTEIICTACGG; this comes from the exons ATGGGTGCACCAGGTTCAGTAGAGAAAACCGAGGAAGAATGTCAGGCTATTCTCTCCCCTGAACAGTTCA TTCTACGCCAGAAAGGAACTGA GCCAAAATTCACTGGGGAATATGACAAGTTTTTCGAAGAAGGGGTTTATACTTGTGCTGGTTGTGGAACTCCACTTTACAAGTCTGCAACCAAGTTTAACTCTGGATGTGGTTGGCCTGCATTCTATGAGGGTTTGCCTGGAGCGATAAATCGTTCT CCGGACCCAGATGGCAGGAGAACTGAGATAATCTGTACAGCTTGTGGTGGTTAA